The genome window AATGACCGGCTGTTTCCGGACTCCGATTCGCGGCAAATAATCACTGAGGGACGCGTAGCAGACGCGTCCCGGCTCTTTAAGAGAACTGACGAATGACCCTGAAGACCATCGAAGGTACCTTCATCGCCCCTAAAGGCCGCTACGCTCTGGTAGTGGGCCGCTTCAACAGCTTCGTGGTTGAAAGCCTGGTCAGCGGTGCCGTTGATGCCCTGGTTCGCCACGGCGTGAGCGAAAGCGACATCACCATCATCCGCGCACCGGGCGCCTTCGAAATCCCGCTGGTTGCGCAGAAAGTCGCCCAGAAAGGCGAGTTCGCAGCCATCATCGCCCTTGGCGCGGTCATTCGTGGCGGTACTCCGCACTTCGAATACGTGGCTGGCGAGTGCACCAAAGGCCTGGCCCAGGTCTCCATGGAATTCGGCGTACCGGTCGCCTTCGGCGTGCTGACCGTTGACTCCATCGAGCAAGCCATCGAACGTTCCGGCACCAAGGCCGGTAACAAAGGTGCCGAAGCTGCCCTGTCCGCTCTGGAAATGGTCAGCCTGCTGGCGCAGTTGGAGGCCAAGTGATTAGCGACGAAAGCGATCGTTTCAACCCGCGCGATCCGAAACCTGCGGATGCCGGCAAGCCGTCGAAGAGCGCCAAGCGTCGCGAAGCCCGTCAGCTCGCGACCCAGGCGCTGTACCAGTGGCACATGGCCCGGCAATCGCTGAACGAGATCGAAGCGCAGTTTCGCGTTGATAACGATTTCACCGATGTCGACGGTGCCTACTTCCGTGAAATCCTTCACGGGGTTCCGCAGTTCAAGACCGAAATCGACACTGCCTTGACGCCTTGCCTGGATCTGGCGATCGAAGAGCTGGACCCGGTTGAACTGGCGGTTCTGCGCCTGTCGACCTGGGAACTGCTCAAGCGCGTCGACGTGCCGTATCGCGTTGTGATCAACGAAGGTATCGAGCTGGCCAAGGTGTTTGGTTCGACCGACGGCCACAAGTTCGTCAACGGCGTGCTCGACAAGCTGGCCCCGCGCCTGCGTGAAGCTGAAGTGAAGGCGTTCAAGCGCTGATCGGCGCTTGAATAATTTTTCTCGGCCATGGGCGAGTTTGAGCTGATCCGCAATTTCTTCGCCGCCGCGCCTTGTGCGCAGGGCGGCGAAGGCGTTGCTCTGGGGATCGGCGACGACTGCGCCTTGCTGGCGGTTCCCGCTGGGGAACAGCTGGCGGTTTCTACCGATACGCTGGTGGCCGGTGTGCATTTCGCCGACCCCTGCGATCCGTTTCTGCTCGGTCAGCGCTCGCTGGCCGTCGCGGTCAGTGACCTGGCCGCCATGGGCGCCGCGCCCGTTGCCTTTACCCTTGCCCTGACCTTGCCGACGGTGACTGCCGATTGGCTGCAAGCCTATGCCCGTGGTTTGAACCGCATGGCGCAAAGCTGCGGCGTGGCGCTGGTCGGCGGCGATACCACGCGCGGACCGTTGAGCCTGACGGTCACCGTGTTCGGCCGCGTACCCGCTGGCCAGGGACTGACCCGCAGCGGTGCGCAGGCCGGTGATCTGCTCTGCGTCGGCGGCGAACTGGGCAATGCCGCCGGCGCCTTGCCGCTGGTATTGGCCCAACGTGATGCCGAAGCGCATATCGCGCAGCCGCTGCTCGAGCATTACTGGTCGCCACAACCGCAACTGGCCCTCGGTCAGGCGCTGCGCGGCAAG of Pseudomonas triticicola contains these proteins:
- the ribH gene encoding 6,7-dimethyl-8-ribityllumazine synthase, which codes for MTLKTIEGTFIAPKGRYALVVGRFNSFVVESLVSGAVDALVRHGVSESDITIIRAPGAFEIPLVAQKVAQKGEFAAIIALGAVIRGGTPHFEYVAGECTKGLAQVSMEFGVPVAFGVLTVDSIEQAIERSGTKAGNKGAEAALSALEMVSLLAQLEAK
- the nusB gene encoding transcription antitermination factor NusB, with the protein product MISDESDRFNPRDPKPADAGKPSKSAKRREARQLATQALYQWHMARQSLNEIEAQFRVDNDFTDVDGAYFREILHGVPQFKTEIDTALTPCLDLAIEELDPVELAVLRLSTWELLKRVDVPYRVVINEGIELAKVFGSTDGHKFVNGVLDKLAPRLREAEVKAFKR
- the thiL gene encoding thiamine-phosphate kinase encodes the protein MGEFELIRNFFAAAPCAQGGEGVALGIGDDCALLAVPAGEQLAVSTDTLVAGVHFADPCDPFLLGQRSLAVAVSDLAAMGAAPVAFTLALTLPTVTADWLQAYARGLNRMAQSCGVALVGGDTTRGPLSLTVTVFGRVPAGQGLTRSGAQAGDLLCVGGELGNAAGALPLVLAQRDAEAHIAQPLLEHYWSPQPQLALGQALRGKATAALDISDGLLADCGHIALASKVRLEIERERVPLSDALVAFLGQRGAERAALSGGDDYVLAFTLPPAELPALLADGWPIHVIGRVLPGQGVLLLDRDGRDITPQIRGYQHFQETP